A genomic region of Arachis hypogaea cultivar Tifrunner chromosome 5, arahy.Tifrunner.gnm2.J5K5, whole genome shotgun sequence contains the following coding sequences:
- the LOC112800258 gene encoding high mobility group B protein 2-like: MPKARTNVKAADNRLSRKDSGIGTKKAKKKAAPKDPNKPKRPPSAFFVFMSDFREEYKKENPNNKSVALVGKAGGAKWKSMSDAEKAPYQAKAEKNKLAYDEDIRAYNKGLNEGGDSDKSKSEVNDDDDEEEDE; encoded by the exons ATGCCGAAGGCAAGGACTAACGTCAAAGCTGCTGACAACAG GTTGAGCCGCAAGGACAGTGGAATCGGAacgaagaaggcgaagaagaaagCTGCTCCGAAGGATCCGAACAAGCCTAAGAGGCCTCCTTCTGCTTTCTTCGTTTTCAT GTCTGACTTCAGAGAGGAGTATAAGAAGGAGAATCCGAACAACAAATCCGTTGCTCTT GTTGGAAAAGCTGGTGGCGCAAAGTGGAAATCCATGTCCGATGCT GAAAAAGCTCCATACCAAGCAAAAGCTGAGAAGAACAAACTAGCGTATGATGAGGATATCAGGGCCTACAACAAAGGACTG AATGAGGGTGGAGATTCTGACAAGTCGAAATCTGAGGtgaatgacgatgatgatgaggag GAGGATGAGTGA